TGCCAACATCCTAACCATCGCGGAGGACCTCCTTGAGAGCTTGCGTCGACTCATTACGGCGCAGCCGAGAGATCGCGCGTGCCTCCACTTGACGGACCCTCTCTCTCGAGACGCCAAAGCGATCCGACGCTTGCTCAATGGAGTGCGGCTCCTCTCCGTTGAGTCCGAAACGATACACGAGGATCGCTCGTTCTCGTTCCTCAAGCTGATCGAGAACAAGTTGCACAACTCGCCCAAGATCCTGAGATGTCACGGTCTCCTCAATCGGCGGACTTGATCGATCCGGTACCGCATCACCCAGCACAGACTCCGAACCGCTATCAGTCGTGGGACTCGCCTCAAGCGATAATACCGATTGTGCGTACATCAGAATTTCCTCAACTCTGAAGAGTTCGAGACCACAAGCATCGGCGACCTCCTCAAGTCGCGGTTCACGACCAAACTTCTGCTGCAGGTCGAGCCGAATCTGCTGAATCCGCTGAAAATCCTGTTGCAAGGATCGCGGCAAACTAATCTCATTGCGGAACTCTCCTATCGCCTGCGAGATGGCTTGTCGTATCCACCAGGTGGCATAGGTCGAAAAACGAAATCCCTTACGACCGTCATAGAGCTCCACTGCTCGCATCAGCCCGATATTGCCCTCTTGGATCAGGTCCTCGAGAGGCACGGCCCCTCCGTGCATACGTCGTGCGATGGAGGCGACAAGACGCAAGTTCGATGAGACAAACCGCTCCTTAGCAGCAGCCAAGATCCGTTCTTCCTCGCGCGTGCGCTGATCACGACCTTGGAGCTCTTGCACAATGGCGCTTAACTGAACCTCCTCGTCTCGTGAGAGCAATGCTGCACCCGACAACGAGGCCAAGAAGTCGTCGGCCTCCTTGATCGTGAAACCCGGCCTAATAACCTGCAAAGACTCCCTCGCGGCGGATTGACCATCGTGTCTCCCCTTCGCCGAGGTACGCCTGTTGCTAACCGACTTCGGTGTCGTCGACACCACAACCCCATCATCATCGGTGGTCCTGCTTGTAGGAGCTCGTGATAGAACGGCATCAGCATCCACGACGCTCATCGGAGGATCCAACTGTTGAGTACTCACCTCGTCAACTGCTGGGGCTGTCTCCACCGACTTGGGCCTGTCAGAAGGTGTCGCTGTTTTCTTATGACCGTCTGTCACCTAGTAATCCTCGAGAACTGGGTGCCTGTTCAGAGGGTTGGCTGGAAGATCTCGGTCCACTTCCCCACCGGCATGCGAACGCATGGAGACCAACCAATTGATTAACTCGCCACAGGGCTCCATCCTCGTTCGATCCCCCTGAAGCTCCTCGATCAAGAGTCGTACCCTCGGGACCTCCGCAATCAGCGCGGTTAACTCTCTTGCTGAGACCCGTAAAGAACGCGTCAATTTCGCAAGTTCGAGCTTGGACTCTCGTAGCACGAGCGTGGCTATCACATCAGCGCTGTTGTCACTCTCCGGCTGTTCGCTGGCCAGCCGAAAAAAGAGCTGCAGCATCGTCTCGGATGCTACCTCCCCTAGCCGCTGTTGCACCTCCCAGAGCGAAGTGGTACCATGAATTGCCTCCACGATCCGTCGGTGTGTGGGGTCACGGAAGAGCTCAGCGACGACAATTCCATCCAGCCCTGCAGGGTCGTGGACCAAGAGCCGAAGCGCCTCAATCGCCGGTCGGTCCAGCGCTGCTGCTTCTCCAACCTGTTCGTCGACAACTCGAGAACGTGGCCCCTTTGGCAGCTGCACCATCAGCTCGTTGACAGAGAAACCAGTTCGATCAGCGATCAGAGCCACGTACTCTCCACGAATCAGGTGATTGGGATGTCGCTCAATCATCGCGATCGCCTGCTTCGCCACACGTGAACGATCCTCGGTGGAGCCGAGATCCCCGCTTCCCAACAGACGCTCAAGTCGAAAACGGGTGATCGGGACGGCACGACGAAGGGCCTCCTCCACCAGGCCCGGATCCTTCACCGCCGCATCGGCCGGATCGAGATTATCCGGCAATGTCACGACATCAAAGACCACGCCACGACTCTCCTCCTCGCCCCAGAGACGCTCTGCAGCGTTCTGTCCAGCGGCATCTGCGTCAAAAAAGAGGGTGATGCGACGAGCGAATCGTCGCAAGACATCGAGATGTTCCTCCGAGAAGGCGGTGCCACAGGTCGCCACCACATTCGAAATACCGATCTGATCGAGCGCGATCACATCGGTATAGCCCTCGCACACAATAACAACACCCTTCTCCACGATTGACGAACGCGCCCGATCCAAGTTGTAGAGGGTGCGACGCTTACGATAGACGGGTGACTCCGATGAGTTCTTGTACTTCGCCGCCTTGCCGTCGAGTCGTTCCAACTCCTCAGGAAGAATCCGCCCGCCAAAGGCGACTACCCGGCCGGTCGCATCTCTGATGGGGAAAACAATCCGCCCATGCATGTGATCGACGAGCGTGCCCTGTTGGTCGCGGTAACCGAAACCACCTTCCTCCCAATCACTCGGCTCGATGCCGAGACGCGCGAAGGGCAATTGTACCCGCATGGGGGAGAGCCCAATCCCAAAGGAACGAATGGATTCGGAGGAGATCCCGCGCTCATCGAGATACGCACGAGCTGACTCGCCACGAAGCGGATCACCAAGCTGTGCCTGATACCACTGCGCGAGTCGCTCATACCCGTCATAGAGTCGGGTTTTGACGTTACGATCCGTCGGCGTACTCGTCGTCTGCTCGATCGTCACATGTGCACGATCTGCAAGGTACTCGAGCGCATCGACAAAATCGATCCCTTGGGTCTCCCGGACAAAGGTGATGGCATCACCTTTGGCATGGCAACCAAAACAGTAATAGACGCCGTCCTCGCCGTTGACCGAGAAGGAACCCGATCGTTCTTGGTGGAAGGGACACAACCCCACGTAGCGGCGACCGACACGCTTGAGCGCCACCGAAGCACCGATGAGGGTAACGATATCGGTAGCATCCAGGACACGCCGAATATCAAGCTCAGAGTAGCCCACTCTGCGAGCTCCTTCCCTCACGTACTTCCTTCTATAGGCTAGCACCCTCACGGATCAGTGACTGAGCAACAGCAAGGCGCGCAATCGGCACCCGATACGGGGAACAACTCACATAGTCGAGCCCGATCTTGACAAAACTGGCAATTGAATCAGGATCACCACCGTGCTCGCCGCAGACACCTAGCTTGATATTAGGCCTCGTCGATCGTCCCCGCTTCGCTGCGATGTTGACAAGTTCAATCACCCCTTCAGCGTCGACCACCTTGAACGGGTTAGACGGAAGCAGTCCCTGGGCAAGATAGATCGGCATCAACTTACCCTCCACGTCATCCCTAGAGAAACCATAGGTCAATTGGGTGAGATCATTGGTGCCAAAGGAGAAGAACTCGGCGATCTCAGCGATCTCCATCGCCAAAAGCGCCGCTCGTGGCGTCTCGATCATCGTTCCAAAGAGCACATCAAGCCCGTCATCAGCACCGAGTTCTGCCAGCGCCACCTCCACCCACGCGTGGGCATAGGCTAGTTCTGCTTTAGAGATCGTCAAAGGGATCATCACCTCGACGTGTGGTTC
The window above is part of the Ferrimicrobium sp. genome. Proteins encoded here:
- a CDS encoding RNA polymerase sigma factor RpoD/SigA, with amino-acid sequence MSVVDADAVLSRAPTSRTTDDDGVVVSTTPKSVSNRRTSAKGRHDGQSAARESLQVIRPGFTIKEADDFLASLSGAALLSRDEEVQLSAIVQELQGRDQRTREEERILAAAKERFVSSNLRLVASIARRMHGGAVPLEDLIQEGNIGLMRAVELYDGRKGFRFSTYATWWIRQAISQAIGEFRNEISLPRSLQQDFQRIQQIRLDLQQKFGREPRLEEVADACGLELFRVEEILMYAQSVLSLEASPTTDSGSESVLGDAVPDRSSPPIEETVTSQDLGRVVQLVLDQLEERERAILVYRFGLNGEEPHSIEQASDRFGVSRERVRQVEARAISRLRRNESTQALKEVLRDG
- the dnaG gene encoding DNA primase, which gives rise to MGYSELDIRRVLDATDIVTLIGASVALKRVGRRYVGLCPFHQERSGSFSVNGEDGVYYCFGCHAKGDAITFVRETQGIDFVDALEYLADRAHVTIEQTTSTPTDRNVKTRLYDGYERLAQWYQAQLGDPLRGESARAYLDERGISSESIRSFGIGLSPMRVQLPFARLGIEPSDWEEGGFGYRDQQGTLVDHMHGRIVFPIRDATGRVVAFGGRILPEELERLDGKAAKYKNSSESPVYRKRRTLYNLDRARSSIVEKGVVIVCEGYTDVIALDQIGISNVVATCGTAFSEEHLDVLRRFARRITLFFDADAAGQNAAERLWGEEESRGVVFDVVTLPDNLDPADAAVKDPGLVEEALRRAVPITRFRLERLLGSGDLGSTEDRSRVAKQAIAMIERHPNHLIRGEYVALIADRTGFSVNELMVQLPKGPRSRVVDEQVGEAAALDRPAIEALRLLVHDPAGLDGIVVAELFRDPTHRRIVEAIHGTTSLWEVQQRLGEVASETMLQLFFRLASEQPESDNSADVIATLVLRESKLELAKLTRSLRVSARELTALIAEVPRVRLLIEELQGDRTRMEPCGELINWLVSMRSHAGGEVDRDLPANPLNRHPVLEDY